The genome window CTTTGCAtagttggtgggtttttttttgttagatatTCTGAGAAAAATGGGGCCTTTAAACATAATCCACTGCATAAAGGGAGAGGCAACACCTGTGACTTTCACCCTTGAGCAGCTCAGGCTGCACATGAGACATCTTTGCTGGGAAAgtagcacagcactgcaacagtTAATCCAGAAAGGTGGTGGAACCTCTGCCATTGGAGGTTTTTAGCTCAGTTAGGCAAAGCCTTGGCTGCCTTTGTCTGCTGGCTAGAGGCTGAGGAGGTTGGAAGAGAGTTCTCCGGGGGTCTCTGTTGGGGCCCGTGTTTTTGAGTCACTATTTTATGACATGTTTGTACTTTGACTTGAGCATGTGAGAGTACTGCTTTATGCCAGATAGTGCAGGTTTGTAGGGTATCTTGATACTTGAGATTTTCTGATTGTAAACTAAGAGGGCAGTTTAGATTAAAATCAAGAGATTGAGTAGCTGCTTGTCTGTAACACTGTGGCTTATTGTGCCAGTTTAACAGATAATGCTGCATTTTACTGTTTGTCTTCTAGAAGAAGACATTATGTAATCACTTGGCTACTTAATTTTGGGACAGTATATAGGCTATCATTCTGGGTATGGTGGCAATAAAATTGATATCTAACCTGGCTGTGAACTAGATGTTCACATAGTAGTTACATACTTTACTTCATATTTATAAACTACCGTGTTGCAATGTGTTCTTGCACTGGTATTATGGTTCTGTGTtgaaatagattatttttcattctcctAAAGTTTTTGACAGTGTCAGATGTGCCTGAAGAGACACATCCCTAAAGCTGGTAGCAAATTATAGTACATTACATCAGGCAAAGTAGGAAAGGATTAAAACAATTAAACTCTGTTGGTTCTAGGTTTGCAGGTTCTGTGGAAGCTGCCTCAAGATTGCAATGTGGAGAGATGGTGGGAATCTAACTATTGGGGTGTTAATTCCGTAACACTGCAAAAATGATTAAGCACTTGAAACCTTTTTTAGGTATGAAAGGCTGAACAAAGTAGGGACAAACTTTGCAGGGATGTGAAGCTGAATCTATTGGTTCAGAACTGTTGCATTTTTCCTAAACCTGCTTAATTTGGAAGAACAGATATTTCAGGTATTTCCTGGCTCTGGTGTGAAACAGTGAATGTGGGAGTTACTTTGAGGTGCAGTGCTTCAGAAAGTCAGAAGTTTGGTTTGGTCtaaacaatatttattttggtGTTGTATTTCTGGCCTGTTTTGTAAGTATGTTGCCTGTCTAAAGATTGTTTTGCAAAAGCGGACTGTTTTGGTGCTCTAGAATTTGCTTGTTACAATAACTTCTACAAGCTGTTTGTGATTCTGTTAATAATAGTTACTGTATTATGTGGGCATGGAGAAAACAAACCTATTTTAACTCAATAAGtgggttttgtggctttttccctccctgtgttttctttttaccagATGAGCTTTGATCCAAACCTGCTCCACAACAATGGACACAACGGGTACCCCAATGGTACTTCGGCAGCGCTGCGTGAGACTGGGGTTATAGAAAAACTGCTGACCTCTTATGGCTTCATTCAGTGTTCAGAACGGCAAGCTAGACTGTTCTTCCACTGTTCCCAGTATAATGGCAACTTACAGGAGCTCAAAGTGGGAGGTAATGAGGCAACTTCCAGAGCTTCTTGAGTGAAGACCAGGCTCTTTCACTTGCCATAGAAAACACTTTTATCTTGTGACATGATCAGATGGGTGCTGTTGCTTCTGGTGGGCTAAGAGACAACTGAATTAACCCACCACTCCTGATGAGAGACATTTGCAACACTTAAGCTTTGTGCAGCTTCCGTTAATGTAGTTGTGGCAGAGGTATGGTGTTAGGTCAGAGTTGTATAACTGAGATGGAAATAAGTGCTTTGACTGGGGAAGAATCTACTTAAACAAGTGTTTCTTCTTTAGAATTAGTTTGAGGATGGCCAGTTGTGTTTCAGAATGGGCAGGCTGCTACTTCATGCTACTGAGTGACGTGGCAACGAAAGTTCTAAACTGTTGAATGGCATGTGTTATGTTGTCTGAACTTccatttgaactctgctttaCAGTGAGCAGGACAGGAGGATGGAATAACTTGGGGGCAAGCCATTGCAATAGAGTAGTTTGTTAGCAGCAGGAGTGAATAACCagagaaatatttgcaaatagTGTGTCCTTGCTTGGTAACAAAAGCAAGGTTTTTACTTTATGTTTGGCTACACACTTTACTGAGATTTTACTTTGTGCTTGGCTACAAGCAGTGGATTAGCATGTCAACATAGAgtgatttaaacaaacaaaacccctaaaCAAAACTGACGCCATTATTGTGTGTTTGTCTTGTAGATGATGTTGAGTTTGAAGTGTCTTCTGACCGCCGAACTGGAAAACCCATTGCTATTAAATTGGTGaagataaaaccagaaatattacCTGAAGAACGAATAAATGGACAAGTTAGTGCCTGTTTGCTATACATGCGTAATTTCCATGCTTCACTCCAGTACTGAAGGCTAAATTCATTTAGCATGCATATTAGCCAAATATGGTGTACTGTtacactgaaatatattttttttctggtaaaaaaaatcagaggttCTTTTTGAGCTGTTCCTTAGCTCCAAACAATTCTTACAGTCACCAGATGTTCTGTAAGAGTGAAACTTGGCAACGTGGCATTCCCTGTTGCACACTAGAAGTGCATCCATGAGTGTATAGTAGGGGATACTGAGATTCATGTTGTATTCAATAGTGCTGCTCCTGAAATGACTAGCaatggattttatttgtttttggcTGGTAGGTTGTGTGCGCTGTTCCTCACAATTTAGAGAGTAAATCTCCAGCTGCCCCGGGTCAGAGTCCAACAGGGAGTGTATGCTACGAACGTAATGGGGTAAAGCTTACATATTTTACTTGAACTCTTCGCTGGTCCATCACTGTGGTCTATGAGCAAAAAATGTGATGCAATTTATAATGTAGACAGCTGACATTGCTAAGAGCTCTAGTTCTTGGCCAAAACCCCCCATGCTTTGGTAATTACTACAAGCAGAAATGTTAATTCCACAGCTTGCTAGCTTATATCTGTGGAGAACTTTATATAAAGCCACAgagttgttttttctcttttgaaacttAATGAAGCTGGGTTTGTAATGTTCATGTATCCTTACCTTGAAGACTAAAGCTTAGAAACTGACATTTCAAGATGGCCACATAAAAACCTTTCAACTTAAGTTGCTTGTTAAAAAACTCATCCAAGCAGCATGATGGGGAAAAAGGAATGGTTTTGCATGCCATGTTTgagcattttccattttctcaacTCAGCTTTTTTAGTGCAGGTATTGTTATTAAAACTGTGTTAATCTTACTTTGAAACTGCTATTCTGCAAATACTAAGTAATAATGTCAGTCAATGTTAATTTACAGGAAGTATTTTACCTGACTTACACCCCAGAGGACGTTGAAGGAAACGTACAGCTGGAAACAGGAGATAAAATCAACTTTATAATTGATACAAATAAACAGTAAGTTGGTATTGCTGTTCTGTCTTTGTACTTGGGGTAGTAGGCAGGCAGAATTAATGCCTGTTCCAAGAACTGAAATGACGTTATGAAATAATCTTcatttttgctgcagttttaagTTATTTCAGGTTTGctctgtttactttttttttcctctctagtACTGGTGCTGTAAGTGCTCGTAACATTATGCtactaaaaaagaaacaagcccGCTGTCAAGGAGTAGTCTGTGCCATGAAAGTAAGTGGTGCTTCAGCTTTCAAGTTTCCTTAGAAAATGAAACGCTGTTCTGAAAAATGGTATTATAAGTAATATATTTAGGGCGCTAAGAGCTATTAACAGCTTGGAGCTGTGGGTGTAAACTGGGTGAAACAGCTGATCATTGATACAAATCTTAACAAATTAAGTcctatttatttccatttttatcttaatttctCATGGTTGTCTGTTTGCTGTGTGCACTTATGAATCTCTTATACTTGTGTGTCGTAGTCTTTTATTGTCTTTGGTAGAACTTGCTACGTTAAGAGAATAGGCAATTTATTAAACACTCTGTTCTGTTCTTAGGAAGCCTTTGGATTTATTGAGAGGGGTGATGTCGTGAAGGAGATATTCTTTCACTATAGTGAATTTAAAGGTGACCTAGAAGCCTTACAGCCTGGTGATGATGTGGAGTTTACAATCAAAGACAGAAATGTAAGATGAAATCCAGTAAAAACTGAAGACAAGGTGCTAGAGCATAACTGGACAGCTGTCTGTTTTCTCAAATTCACTTGtaaaaggaggagggaggaggttCATGGGAGAATGGCTTTTTACCTCATCTCTATGGGTGTCTAACAGATTTTGTGCTTTTAGGGTAAAGAAGTTGCAACAGATGTTAGACTGCTGCCTCAAGGAACTGTCATTTTTGAAGATATCAGCATTGAACATTTTGAAGGAACTGTAACCAAAGTAATTCCAAAAGTACCCAGCAAAAACCAGGTGAATTTCAGTATTCACTGAAGTTTATGtgaaatgttttattgtttgtgTTGAATTCCAGTCCAGCAGTTCCCTTTCCCTGTAACAGTCTGCTGCATAAGCATTGTATCAGAGTGAAGGAGTAAGTCTGGGCTTAACCTGTTACAACCACTCATAGCAGTCACAGTACATAATTTTTCTAAAGATGATGAAAAGCAAGAACTGGGGTACTGCTACACAGGGGagtgttttctttaatgtttcacATACTTCCCATTGAATGTAATTGCTTTAGGATGAATCTTTAAGGCAAAAGAAtagggaaaaggggagaaaatactTACTGGAAATGCCTGATCTGAGGATTACTGTGAAGATTAACACTTAAAGACTTGTTTGACAGATAACTTGACCATTAATGTTTGCCATAGAGGAAAGAGCACTTCCCTTATGGCTTTAGGCCGGTCTGCATTATTGTTATGGGAGGGGTTGGGGTGGGGTTTCTTGTGTGTTTTGAACACTTGGTAAGACTCTGCTTTTTGGAACTGTTGTAAGCATGGTTATAGACTCAATTCTTGAAATAGCCTTGATTTCTTTGGCAATAACATGCTTagtgctttaaataaaatacgCAAACCAGCAAACCGCAACAAAGACACCTTTAATTTGGCTGTGGACAGCAAATTTCAAATGAGGAGTGGTAGAAACGGAACGTAGTGGTTTGAGTCCAGCAGGCACATGGTGTCATCCATAGTTCTGTTAGAATAGCTGGCAGAAATACCAGTGCTGTCTGCAGTTATGTTAACTCTTCCAGGTGTACTAATGTCTTCTGTTGGGTGTTCTGCCTATAGAGTGATCCATTACCTGGCCGCATCAAAGTTGACTTTGTGATTCCTAAAGAACTTCCATTTGGAGACAAAGATACAAAATCCAAGGTGACCTTGCTGGAAAGTGACCACGTTCGATTCAATATTTCAACAGACAGACGTGACAAACTGGAACGAGCCACCAATATTGAGGTTCTTCCCAATACTTTCCAGTTTACTAATGAAACTAGGGAAATGGCAAGTATCTCTTTTAATTCTTATggggaaatgaaaataaaacatgggGAGGGTTTTGTCTTAAACAGTAATAACTTCAGTGTCAAAATCACTGGTGTCTTCCATTGCCTTTTCTGAAATCCTTAGATATAAGACTAAGATCGATGTGCTAATCAGTATTATAGAGTATCTTTCATTCCTGTAATTTGGATTACTGGTTCCGTTCCTGCTACACTGTAAGTTTGCCTTCCTTTTCGACTCAAGACCAGTTACATAACAGCATGATAAGACTGCTGTGATTAGGGAGCCTTTCATTTTAGAAAACCACTGAACTTCAGCCTCTTGGGTTTTGGCTTTCTGTCCTATAGACTTAGGCTTCTACTATGGCCAGATATAGTTGCCTGCCTGAACTGAGTTCTCATTGGGCTGACAAGTGTTGGCTGAATAGGAGCTAGGAAAGCTCAGGATGTTGTGTAAGAGAATGTTCCCAAAGGTGGAAATTATCTTTGCGCTGCCATTTAAGTCTTACAAACCTTCCCTAAGACTTGCTATAGGCTCCGTAGGAACTGGGTTGAACTGAGCATGCTTGTGAATTCTGTCTTGCTCTGTGCCTCTGGCAGGATCTTTAGTTCTTCGTGACTTGAATAATGAATTCtttcagcaacttcatttgtcTGGAAATCTGATGGGCTTTCTCTTAAACTTCCCTTTGaccactgcttttattttctctttatgtaAGTTCTTGTATGTTTAGTTTGCATTTACGTGCTTTATATGTATGAATTTGTAGAGTTGTTCTCTGTGTATTAGTAGTGCCAGGTTCCTTAACTGTAGTAGTCCTTGTTAATGGCTTAATCTTTTCCATGTCACTCTTAAGAAGAAATTGAGAAACCAGGTAAGTACAACTTGTTTGCATTTCAGATTGACCATAGCCATTAACACAACAGTTTGCAAGGCATCATATTGCATAAACCAGTGTTTTCATAGGATTCAGGCCTTGTGTCCAGCTTATTATGTACTCCTCAGACACACACGGAGTACCTGCAGACAGGTGTCATGTAGTACTAAAACTGTAATTGTCCCTTTGACTGTTACCAGGGTGTGATTGCAGCAATGAGAGATGGCTTTGGCTTCATTAAATGTGTGGACCGGGATGCTCGCATGTTCTTTCACTTCAGTGAaattatggatgggaatcaacTCCATATCTCTGATGAAGTAGAATTTACTGTTGTTCCTGTAAGTGAGATTAATACTTCTAagaaatttttacttttaaaaggtATTACATACAGTCTGTCTACAGTCAGATTGATCCTGTTTTCCAGGATATGTTGTCTGCCCAAAGAAATCATGCTATAAGGATTAAGAAGCTTCCAAAGGGCACGGTTTCTTTCCACACCCAATCAGACCATCGTTTTGTGGGCACTATAGACAAAGAAGCCACTCCAGCCAAAGCCGCTAGCCCAAATAAAGGCAAAGAGAAGGTAATGCTTCTGCTTGCTAATGCTCTTCTGCTTGTGGAGTACCTGTTCTGCATCCCTGGCTTTGGAGCCTGAGACTGTTTGCTGAAAAATCTAATTCTATTTCTTGAAGCACTCTTACTCCTgtataaatatgaaatacattGAATAGCCGACAACAGCAGTCAGCACAACTAACCTGTGTGAAACAAGataagaaagaaatcattaatGATTATATTATTGAGGATGATTTCCAGGAACTTTGATAAGAAGTTTCTTTCTACCTTCTACTCTGTGAGATACTagatggaataaaaaaaaaaaggcttctagGGCTAGAGGAGAACCTCTGCTTTGTTAGGTTGTTTTAAATACCAGAGTACTTAAACTGCCAATAAGTGCTTACTGGAAATAGTAAtaatacttttctttcctttattgtATCATTTAAAGCCTCTTAGAGTCATTTGCTCTGTTGTGTTTTTCACCAGTTACTGTCAAACCACTGTGGCTCAAATGAGCAGTGCTTGAATTGTACACAGGAAACTTGCTCACTTACAAATGAGACACTGATTGCTGAATTCTGATGTCTTATTTTTAGGAGGCTGAGGATGGAATAATTGTTTATGATGACTGTGGAGTAAAACTGACCATTCCTTACCAGGCCAAGGATGTGGAAGGATCTGCTAATCCCCAGATAGGAGATAAGGCAATATAACTAAGTATACCATtgggaaatactttttttctgtgtagtgTGAGGTGGAGCTTCTCTTTGCCTTGTTACTGGATTTGTTCTCCCTCTTGGAACAAAGGACAAGGCATCTGCATAATGTTACCGGTTTCCTCTGTCCTAGGTTTGAGATGCTTAATATTTTGTATACCTAAGAATAATATCCTGAAACCTGGTGGTATATATGTGAAAATAGTGTCCTAATACGTAAATGACACTTTTAAAACAAGGAATTCTTACCATCAAGACACTGGGCTCTGTTGTGAATAACTGAGAGGAAATTGGCATGGAGATTTTGAGATGAATGGTGAAGAGGGAGAACATACCATTATGAGCAACTTGGCATGAGGGATaattgaaagggaaaaagagctTGGAGATCTGGAAGAACAGCCTAAaaactggcagtgttcaggagCTGTACTAGGAAGGCACTGAGTACTGTCTGTAAAAACCTGAAACAAGTGGGTAAAGCTCACTACGTGTTCACTGGGGCTACTAATGGTAAGTGTAGTGTAAGGAGGCAACTCAGGAACAGAATGATTCTCATCTATAATGGGTGCTGGAGGCTGGCTTACCTTTCATGTACTGCTAGTTGTGACTGCTGCTCTTTGGAATGTAGTAAATGTCAACGACTGACAGATGCTTCTGTGAGTGTAGTGGCTAGAAAACTGCTTCCCTGGTGAGTGTAGTTATTGATTAGAGCTACACAGCTTTGAAATTagttggtttggggctttttttttttggtggtggtggttggtttgggttttttctatcTGGTATTGACATGCACCTCTTCAACAGGTTGAgttctgtgtgtgtgaagtGAAGAGAACTGGTTTGCAGACAGCTGTTTCCGTCAGAATGCTAGGACGCAATTACAGCTCAAAGAGGCTTTTGGGATATGTGGCAGCCCTGAAAGATAACTTTGGATTTATTGAAACAGCGAATCATGATAAGGAGATCTTTTTCCACTACAGGTGAATGACAGTATATTATTACTTGCTtgtttgtgtgggtttgtttaGCTGGGGGCCAGAGTTTTTTGGGTTTACTGTTAAACCCATCTGGacttcacacacacatatgtgctAGGTGTCTCAAGTTTCATTTATTATCTTTGCTGGACTGGTTCAGGCTTTTCTGTTAGTCAGCAGCCTTGGTATTCTATCCCCGTGAATCCCAGGCCACAAAATACAGTTAATTATATATTTGAAATGCTTCATGGAAATGGGAAGTACTGAACTAGTTAAATAGTTTCTGATCAACTTGTGATACTCATTCAACATTTACATATGTTATTACATAACTAAAGGAAAGTTGTCCATAATTCTGTTTCTCTAGTGAATACTGTGGTGATATTGATAGCCTGGAACTTGGAGACACTGTTGAGTACAGTTTGtcaaaaggcaaaggaaacaaagttaGTGCAGAAAAGGTGAACAAAACACATGCAGGTAAGACTCTACCTGGTATTTTCTGCTTACAAGACTATTGGTAGGTGTGGATGGGTAAAGTTTGTTAATAATCCATTTACCGCTGCAGCTTAGATCAACAGGATGATGCTTAACATGGTGGTCATAGGTTTCTTGAAAGCTGTTGCTTATGTTTCCAGAGAACAGACAAGTGTAGACCAACAGTCCTGTAGACAGTAGCAACTCTTTAGACCTTTATTGTACTTTGTCCTTCTCAACTGAAGGGTTGTAACAGGAGAGCTTATGGCAGAACAAACCAAATTAATGATTGCCCTACCTGTGCTGTGCCTTGCAGGAGGTATGCAGCTGGGGTTATTAAGGACTTGGGGGCAAAGAAAAAGTATACTTGAAGATTACTGGATGGTTAAAATATGTGGGGAATGGGAATGtagtggaaaaaaagtaaaatactttGATTCAGTGGTCTCTGGTTTCACAAGAAACTAGTGGTTTTCTGCTTCAGAGTTTGAAATATCAGTGTGGTCTTGATTAGAAAAGCTGTCATTACTGCTGTGTTAAATCTATTCCAGTGCTAGTGGGTAATAGTGCACTGCCTTCAGTGTCTTGCAgtgcaaattaatttaaaaagaggaaGTTATTGATCACTAAAATATGAAAAGAACATACTGTTCTTCCATTGTCTGTTTTCAGTGAATGGTATCACTGAAGAAGCTGATCCAACTGTTTACTCTGGTAAAGTAATTCGTCCTTTGAGGAGTGTAGATCCTACACAGACTGAATACCAGGGCATGATTGAAGTCATGGAGGATGGTAAGATTTTAAGTTACAAGAGTTCCTTTCACAAATGCACAAGAAGTATAGAAGCTTAATAAACTGTAAATAGAGATGTTGATAGATACCCTACAGACTATATTCCTACTACTAAGCTGATagtaaaagcagcatttctaaTATCAGAAATAAGTTCTGAATGCCCTCAGGTAGGAGGGGATGCCTCTCAATTGTCCtgtgctttttcctcctctagGCGAGATGAAGGGAGAGGTTTATCCATTTGGAATTGTTGGAATGGCAAACAAAGGTGATTGTCTGCAAAAGGGAGAGACTGTAAAGTTTCAGCTCTGTGTTCTTGGTCAAAATGGGCAGACAATGGCTGTGAACATCACACCATTCCGCAGAGCCACAGTGGAATGTGTGAAAGATCAGGTGAGTGATGCATATTCACAGGAAATACCAGTTAACATGGCATAGAGCAGATGAAAACCCACTTCAGCACTTTAATCCAGGAATCTTGTTGGGCAGGGATGGATCGCTTTGTGTGCTGGTTCTAGGGAAGCAGGTTTGTGTCACCCAAGCACTGGCTTATGCAAACCTGTGTCATGTGGCTTCAGGGAAGGTGAACACAGTACTTGGTTCTGCTGGTTCATTAGTGCTACTGGGCAGCATTTCCTGATCAGAATCAGTTGATTCTGTATACCTGTTTCAGGGATGTCCTAGAAATTTGTTCTAACTAGTTTTTGCTGAACAGGGTATTAAAAAAAGGGTTTTCAAAACGAAACAAAATGGTGCAAACTCGGCTTCCAgaagctgcttcccagcatt of Lathamus discolor isolate bLatDis1 chromosome 19, bLatDis1.hap1, whole genome shotgun sequence contains these proteins:
- the CSDE1 gene encoding cold shock domain-containing protein E1 isoform X2; amino-acid sequence: MSFDPNLLHNNGHNGYPNGTSAALRETGVIEKLLTSYGFIQCSERQARLFFHCSQYNGNLQELKVGDDVEFEVSSDRRTGKPIAIKLVKIKPEILPEERINGQEVFYLTYTPEDVEGNVQLETGDKINFIIDTNKHTGAVSARNIMLLKKKQARCQGVVCAMKEAFGFIERGDVVKEIFFHYSEFKGDLEALQPGDDVEFTIKDRNGKEVATDVRLLPQGTVIFEDISIEHFEGTVTKVIPKVPSKNQSDPLPGRIKVDFVIPKELPFGDKDTKSKVTLLESDHVRFNISTDRRDKLERATNIEVLPNTFQFTNETREMGVIAAMRDGFGFIKCVDRDARMFFHFSEIMDGNQLHISDEVEFTVVPDMLSAQRNHAIRIKKLPKGTVSFHTQSDHRFVGTIDKEATPAKAASPNKGKEKEAEDGIIVYDDCGVKLTIPYQAKDVEGSANPQIGDKVEFCVCEVKRTGLQTAVSVRMLGRNYSSKRLLGYVAALKDNFGFIETANHDKEIFFHYSEYCGDIDSLELGDTVEYSLSKGKGNKVSAEKVNKTHAVNGITEEADPTVYSGKVIRPLRSVDPTQTEYQGMIEVMEDGEMKGEVYPFGIVGMANKGDCLQKGETVKFQLCVLGQNGQTMAVNITPFRRATVECVKDQFGFINYEVGDSKKLFFHVKEVQDGVELQAGDEVEFSVILNQRTGKCSACNVWRVCEGAKAVAAPRPDRLVNRLKSINLDDANAPRLTVLRQPRGPDNSKGFGAERKIRQAGVID
- the CSDE1 gene encoding cold shock domain-containing protein E1 isoform X1, whose translation is MSFDPNLLHNNGHNGYPNGTSAALRETGVIEKLLTSYGFIQCSERQARLFFHCSQYNGNLQELKVGDDVEFEVSSDRRTGKPIAIKLVKIKPEILPEERINGQVVCAVPHNLESKSPAAPGQSPTGSVCYERNGEVFYLTYTPEDVEGNVQLETGDKINFIIDTNKHTGAVSARNIMLLKKKQARCQGVVCAMKEAFGFIERGDVVKEIFFHYSEFKGDLEALQPGDDVEFTIKDRNGKEVATDVRLLPQGTVIFEDISIEHFEGTVTKVIPKVPSKNQSDPLPGRIKVDFVIPKELPFGDKDTKSKVTLLESDHVRFNISTDRRDKLERATNIEVLPNTFQFTNETREMGVIAAMRDGFGFIKCVDRDARMFFHFSEIMDGNQLHISDEVEFTVVPDMLSAQRNHAIRIKKLPKGTVSFHTQSDHRFVGTIDKEATPAKAASPNKGKEKEAEDGIIVYDDCGVKLTIPYQAKDVEGSANPQIGDKVEFCVCEVKRTGLQTAVSVRMLGRNYSSKRLLGYVAALKDNFGFIETANHDKEIFFHYSEYCGDIDSLELGDTVEYSLSKGKGNKVSAEKVNKTHAVNGITEEADPTVYSGKVIRPLRSVDPTQTEYQGMIEVMEDGEMKGEVYPFGIVGMANKGDCLQKGETVKFQLCVLGQNGQTMAVNITPFRRATVECVKDQFGFINYEVGDSKKLFFHVKEVQDGVELQAGDEVEFSVILNQRTGKCSACNVWRVCEGAKAVAAPRPDRLVNRLKSINLDDANAPRLTVLRQPRGPDNSKGFGAERKIRQAGVID